The genomic window AGAACATAAAGGTTTCATCTTTGGTATCAATTGCTATCAGTAGAGGAGAAACATACATAACTTAGAAAAATTCTTGGAACCACACTCAGGTATGATAAAACTTTTCTAACACTTGAGATAATCAAGCTGTGAACAGTCCATCACATTGATTTCACAAATTTCACGAAAGTCTCAATCTTTCACAAATCAAACCTGAGTTTGGAGCTCTAACGTTAGTTTCCCGGCGAGACTGAAACGCTTGGCTAAAGAGCTAACATTGCGCCTTTGTTGAAACCCGAAAAGCTTCACTGTCGAAATGCAGAATAGCATCTCCAGCCAAACTGGATGGCGCGTGAGCAACCACCGCTCGTATTATGGACTCGTGTTTCGACTGCGGCTAGAGCAGAGCGGCCAGGACCAGACGATATTCTGATGCTGATTCGGTCCGGTTTGTTTCGGTTTTAAATTTCAGATAAAtcggtttgtttttaattgattttgtagatAGCCTTccaattttgactttttgataCCTTACAAAGTGAAATGGCTTTGAGAGTTACTTGCCTCTAGCAACAGTGTCTGTGTCTCCTCATTTTTCTTCCACAATCTCAATGCCTCTATTTGAAATGTTGCATTAATTTTCTGAGTAAAAGCGATTCATAGGTGCTTTTTGTATTTCCAATTTCCTAaagaatgatattttttttattgatggCAAAAGTAATacaaatgttaaaaagaaTACAATTCAAATACACAATCAATCTACGAATTACAAGTAATGAAAAAGAAttacaatatatgtttttggttttaggtaTCATCAGTAGTTTCAGTTTCACCTCCTCTTGTTTTTGCTCCCAAGCAACAAAcacaagtaaaacaaaatcctaAATAGGAATCCGAAACCTACCGTGATAAGCAAGCAGTTCCATTTACTAAGCTGTGTCACTCCTTGCTGCTTCAGAACATCAGCACCCGTCGTTAAACACGTAGAGCTCGATATCCTCATACCTATCGACCGGCTCACAGAATCCAAAAGCCTCAGCTTCATCCCATACGTCAATTCTCCCAAAGGCGAGTTGTCGAAAAGCTGAACACCTCTCACAAAACATTCTGTAGGATCCGAGAACTCGTTCTGAAGAACCGCCTCGTATGGATACTTAACCAGAGAAAGATAATGAAACCAAATCCAATACTGAGGGATTCGATCtctgttgatgaagaagccaCTGAAAAGCAAGAAGTAAGCTAAAATAGCAACAACGATCGTGTAGCCTAACATCACATGTGGAACGACGCCGGATAAGAAAGTCACGAAGGAGCTTCCGGACCAGAAAGAGGCTAAGATGATTAAGCAGTAGAATAAAAAGCCCATTAGGCCTCCTTCAAGCCCAACAGCCCAAAACGTCGTCACTGCGAAAGCTAAAGAGAGGAAGATGAGCGAAGGGAAGGTAACAATGGCGTGAGAGAGAACGTAGGAGGATCTCCGGTAAGCGTTGTAAGCTGTTTCTCTCATGAAGATGTAACGTTCCTGGAGGAACACGGGAAGAGCATCGGCGCAAGTGTAGAACATTGTTGACATTGCGAATGCGAAGAACCCTAACCGCTCTTGAACTCCTTTTGGTGAATTATCCAATCGCCAGAATACGGTGGCTAAGATGAATCCGGTGACGATTACGGTGGCTAATCGCATTCCGAGTAGCTCCGGTTGTCGTCGGGAGTTGAGGATTGAGCGTCTGGTGAGAGTTTTGATTTCGATCCAGAACGGATTCGCGAATGCAGGGACGGCTAAGGTTCCGCCACCGTGGTTTATGACGGAGGAACCACCGCCGCCACCGGAGACTAGTTTTCCTCTGCTTATGCTGGCGGAAATCGCTTCTTTCAAGGTTAAATTTGGGTTTGGAGAAGCCGGCGGAGTTAGGGTTTGAggattgctctgtttcttcatctcttgCCATTTCTTGTTGAATTCAACTAATCCTCTTGTTCCTCCAGCTGATCCTTCGAGTTCTCTGATTAGATCGAGTGCAAACTCCGTTTGATTCTCGTTTTCCGGTATCGGATTACCGAACCCGGCGAAAAAGCTCGGTAGACTCGCCGGAGAACCACTAAAGACGGTGTGTCCACGTGACAAGAAGATAAGACGATCAAGTAAACTGAGAACTCTGTGACTTGGCTGATGTATTGACATTATAATGATACTGCCACTCTCTGCGATTCTCTTCAATACTTTAACCACCATGAAAGCACTTGTGGAATCTAAACCAGAAGTAGGTTCGTCGAGGAAGAGAACAATCGGGTCGTGGATGATATCGATTCCGATCGAAACTCGCCTTCTTTCTCCACCGGAGATTCCACGGTGTCCTTCGTCTCCAATGATTGTTTTAGCAGCGTTTCTTATCCCTAACTGGTCGATTAGGGCTTGAACtcgaagcttcttcttggaTTTAGGTAAGCTTCTTGGTAATCGAAACTCAGCTGCAAACATTAAGGTTTCTTCCACAGTAAGCATCGGGAAGAGAAGATCGTCTTGCATTACATAAGCTGAGATAACTTTCAGCATCCGAGATTGAAGAGCTTCTCCGTTAAGCGTTACCGTGCCCTTCAAGCTTCCTTTAGCGATCCGATTCGCTAAAGCGTCGATCAAAGTGGATTTACCTGACCCGCTAGCTCCAAGAACGGCAAGAATCTCTCCGTCACGAGTCTCACCGGAGATATTGTCTAGAAGAGTCTTGGTCTTGGA from Arabidopsis thaliana chromosome 3, partial sequence includes these protein-coding regions:
- the ABCG16 gene encoding ABC-2 type transporter family protein (ABC-2 type transporter family protein; FUNCTIONS IN: ATPase activity, coupled to transmembrane movement of substances; INVOLVED IN: response to cyclopentenone; LOCATED IN: membrane; EXPRESSED IN: sepal, root, flower, carpel, stamen; EXPRESSED DURING: 4 anthesis, petal differentiation and expansion stage; CONTAINS InterPro DOMAIN/s: ATPase, AAA+ type, core (InterPro:IPR003593), ABC transporter-like (InterPro:IPR003439), ABC-2 type transporter (InterPro:IPR013525), ABC transporter, conserved site (InterPro:IPR017871); BEST Arabidopsis thaliana protein match is: ABC-2 type transporter family protein (TAIR:AT2G39350.1); Has 30201 Blast hits to 17322 proteins in 780 species: Archae - 12; Bacteria - 1396; Metazoa - 17338; Fungi - 3422; Plants - 5037; Viruses - 0; Other Eukaryotes - 2996 (source: NCBI BLink).); amino-acid sequence: MSRILVEDDNATPFHSMEIISSSLTLGQLLKNVSDVRKVEVGDETPVHEFFDRDGSSLDGDNDHLMRPVPFVLSFNNLTYNVSVRRKLDFHDLVPWRRTSFSKTKTLLDNISGETRDGEILAVLGASGSGKSTLIDALANRIAKGSLKGTVTLNGEALQSRMLKVISAYVMQDDLLFPMLTVEETLMFAAEFRLPRSLPKSKKKLRVQALIDQLGIRNAAKTIIGDEGHRGISGGERRRVSIGIDIIHDPIVLFLDEPTSGLDSTSAFMVVKVLKRIAESGSIIIMSIHQPSHRVLSLLDRLIFLSRGHTVFSGSPASLPSFFAGFGNPIPENENQTEFALDLIRELEGSAGGTRGLVEFNKKWQEMKKQSNPQTLTPPASPNPNLTLKEAISASISRGKLVSGGGGGSSVINHGGGTLAVPAFANPFWIEIKTLTRRSILNSRRQPELLGMRLATVIVTGFILATVFWRLDNSPKGVQERLGFFAFAMSTMFYTCADALPVFLQERYIFMRETAYNAYRRSSYVLSHAIVTFPSLIFLSLAFAVTTFWAVGLEGGLMGFLFYCLIILASFWSGSSFVTFLSGVVPHVMLGYTIVVAILAYFLLFSGFFINRDRIPQYWIWFHYLSLVKYPYEAVLQNEFSDPTECFVRGVQLFDNSPLGELTYGMKLRLLDSVSRSIGMRISSSTCLTTGADVLKQQGVTQLSKWNCLLITVGFGFLFRILFYLCLLLGSKNKRR